In Phaseolus vulgaris cultivar G19833 chromosome 10, P. vulgaris v2.0, whole genome shotgun sequence, a single genomic region encodes these proteins:
- the LOC137818163 gene encoding reticulon-like protein B1, which produces MVEESEHTPAPATGESLLDKIADKLHGHDSSSSSDSDSEKKESSSIKDKVFRLFGREKPVHSVLGGGKPADVLLWRNKKISASVLSVATAVWIFFELLEYHLLTLVGHILILLLAVLFLWSNAHTFIHKAPPRIPVVHLPEEPFLQFASALTIEINRGFAALHAIGSGRDLKTFLVVIVGTWILSIVGSWVNFMTLFYIVFVLLHTVPVLYDKYEDKIDPLAEKALIEFKKQYAVFDEKVLSKIPKGPLKYKKLA; this is translated from the exons ATGGTGGAGGAATCGGAGCACACGCCGGCGCCGGCGACTGGGGAATCGTTGCTAGACAAGATCGCTGACAAGCTCCACGGCCACgactcttcctcttcttctgaTTCCGATTCCGAGAAAAAGGAATCTTCCTCGATCAAGGACAAGGTTTTCCGCCTCTTCGGGAGGGAGAAACCCGTTCACTCTGTCCTAGGCGGCGGAAAGC CTGCTGATGTGCTGTTGTGGAGGAACAAAAAGATATCTGCTAGTGTACTCTCTGTAGCCACAGCTGTTTGGATCTTTTTTGAGTTGCTTGAATATCATCTGCTTACTCTAGTTGGTCACATTTTGATTCTGTTGCTTGCGGTTTTGTTTTTGTGGTCCAATGCCCATACCTTTATTCACAA GGCTCCACCTCGCATCCCAGTTGTTCATCTTCCTGAAGAGCCTTTTCTTCAATTTGCATCTGCATTGACAATTGAAATTAACCGCGGATTTGCTGCCTTGCATGCTATCGGTTCTGGAAGAGATTTGAAGACATTCCTTGTT GTTATTGTTGGCACATGGATTCTATCTATTGTGGGGAGCTGGGTCAATTTCATGACCTTGTTCTACATTG TTTTTGTTTTGTTGCATACGGTTCCAGTCTTGTATGATAAGTATGAGGACAAGATAGACCCTCTGGCAGAGAAGGCATTGATCGAGTTCAAAAAGCAGTATGCTGTGTTTGACGAGAAGGTGTTGAGTAAGATCCCGAAGGGTCCATTGAAATACAAGAAGTTAGCTTAG